The proteins below are encoded in one region of Vicinamibacterales bacterium:
- a CDS encoding HAMP domain-containing sensor histidine kinase gives MIAAERRAPQRPRMTLQRMLGLRLSLWYVAVFVISTLVLVGLTYALIAASLARRDHDIIRATVREYASRYETGGLLAIQRAVEIEERTGDRERLFVRVIGPGADALFARMPPGWSSYAQQELDGPRRDGPLEGRAVLEVASVQLYDGTILQVGKSNEIRLALLRKFQWIVGLVSIAALTIGLTGGLVLTRSTVQPIYDLIAVVRGIIATGRTDTRVPARDQDGDAVDELSGLFNTMLDRINALIAAMGQSLDNVAHDLRTPLARVRGIAERALESGDPAAAREALETCLEESDRILSMLNTLMDISEAETGVVQLKREPVRLRELVAEAVELYDDVADEKGVAVTFEPGEEVTIAAAADRMRQVFANLLDNAIKYTPRGGQVRLVAARDGDTAVVSVADTGIGIAPEHLPRIWDRLYRADPSRSERGLGLGLSLVKAYVEAHGGAVAASSQPGRGSTFTVRLPIG, from the coding sequence ATGATCGCCGCCGAGCGGCGCGCCCCGCAGCGCCCCAGGATGACCTTGCAGCGGATGCTCGGGCTCCGGCTGTCGCTCTGGTACGTGGCCGTGTTCGTGATCAGCACGCTCGTGCTCGTCGGCCTGACCTACGCGCTGATTGCCGCGTCGCTCGCTCGGCGCGATCACGACATCATCCGGGCGACCGTGCGGGAGTACGCGTCGCGCTACGAGACCGGCGGGCTGCTGGCGATCCAGCGCGCGGTGGAGATTGAAGAGCGGACCGGCGATCGAGAACGGCTGTTCGTCAGAGTGATCGGGCCCGGCGCCGACGCGCTGTTCGCCCGCATGCCGCCGGGGTGGAGCAGTTACGCCCAGCAGGAGCTCGACGGTCCGCGCCGGGACGGTCCCCTGGAAGGGCGCGCCGTCCTCGAAGTCGCCTCCGTCCAGCTGTACGACGGCACCATCCTCCAGGTGGGCAAGAGCAACGAGATCCGCCTCGCCCTGCTGCGCAAGTTCCAGTGGATCGTCGGGCTGGTGTCGATCGCGGCGCTGACCATCGGCCTTACCGGCGGCCTGGTGCTCACCCGATCCACCGTGCAGCCCATCTACGACCTCATTGCCGTCGTGCGCGGCATCATCGCGACGGGCCGGACCGACACGCGGGTGCCGGCGCGGGACCAGGACGGCGACGCGGTCGACGAGTTGAGCGGCCTGTTCAACACGATGCTCGATCGCATCAACGCGCTGATCGCGGCGATGGGGCAGTCGCTCGACAACGTTGCCCACGATCTGCGCACGCCGCTGGCGCGTGTGCGCGGAATCGCGGAGCGCGCCCTGGAGTCTGGCGATCCCGCCGCCGCGCGCGAGGCGCTGGAGACCTGCCTCGAAGAGTCGGACCGGATCCTGTCGATGCTCAACACGCTCATGGACATCTCCGAGGCGGAAACCGGCGTCGTGCAATTGAAGCGGGAGCCGGTGCGGCTGCGGGAGCTGGTCGCCGAGGCCGTCGAGCTGTACGACGACGTCGCGGATGAAAAGGGGGTGGCGGTGACGTTCGAGCCCGGCGAGGAGGTGACGATCGCCGCCGCCGCGGACCGGATGCGTCAGGTGTTCGCCAACCTGCTGGACAACGCCATCAAATACACACCGCGCGGCGGTCAGGTCCGTCTCGTCGCCGCGCGCGACGGCGACACCGCGGTGGTCTCGGTCGCCGACACCGGGATCGGTATCGCGCCCGAGCATCTGCCCAGGATCTGGGACCGCCTCTACCGGGCCGACCCAAGCCGTTCCGAACGCGGCCTCGGACTGGGCCTCAGCCTGGTCAAGGCATACGTCGAAGCGCACGGAGGCGCCGTGGCCGCCAGCAGCCAGCCCGGCCGAGGCTCAACGTTTACGGTCCGGCTGCCCATCGGCTGA
- a CDS encoding DegQ family serine endoprotease yields MLNGYFRTTAVAGIAAAVVTMAAWKAPQASSYLSAAGPAAATTAAPAPVPAAVAASSYAPVVERVAPAVVTIRVEKRASMVPTGGQIPDELRRFFGDQLPPQFRGQRVPRVQRGLGSGVIVSPDGYIITNNHVVDGVDTVKVELPDSRAFTAKVVGTDPATDLAVVKIDAKSLPAVVFGDSDAVKVGDVALAIGNPLNVGQTVTSGIISAKGRQTPDGSDGYQDFLQTDAAINHGNSGGALVNAGGQLIGIPSQILTPTDGNIGLGFAIPSNMAKHVMDQLIATGKVRRAKLGVTVQRITPDLAASLGLPNTRGALISNVDEGSPAAKAGVRQGDVITSYNGKPVEDNNQLRNAVAGTTPGSTVSLQVLRNGRTETLQATVAELESKRERVSTPSAERGEGRFGMTVEPGNGGVTVVELDPAGRAAESGLQEGDVIVKVDGRAVRSAAELKSALDRTDGKPSLLLVDREGTTIFLTIK; encoded by the coding sequence ATGCTTAACGGATATTTCAGAACGACCGCCGTCGCCGGGATCGCTGCCGCGGTCGTGACGATGGCGGCGTGGAAGGCGCCGCAGGCCAGCAGCTATCTCTCGGCCGCCGGCCCGGCGGCGGCCACAACGGCCGCGCCGGCCCCGGTCCCCGCCGCCGTGGCGGCGTCGTCGTACGCGCCGGTCGTCGAGCGCGTCGCGCCGGCCGTGGTCACGATTCGGGTCGAGAAGCGCGCATCGATGGTCCCGACCGGCGGACAGATCCCCGATGAACTGCGCCGGTTCTTCGGCGACCAGCTTCCGCCGCAGTTCCGCGGACAGCGCGTGCCGCGGGTGCAGCGCGGACTCGGCTCCGGCGTCATCGTCAGCCCCGACGGCTACATCATCACCAACAATCACGTCGTCGACGGCGTCGACACGGTGAAGGTGGAGCTGCCCGACAGCCGTGCGTTCACGGCGAAGGTCGTCGGGACGGATCCGGCAACGGACCTGGCGGTCGTCAAGATCGACGCGAAGAGCCTGCCGGCGGTGGTCTTCGGCGATTCCGACGCGGTGAAGGTCGGTGACGTGGCTCTCGCGATCGGCAACCCGCTCAACGTCGGCCAGACCGTGACGTCCGGCATCATCAGCGCCAAGGGACGCCAGACCCCCGACGGCAGCGACGGCTATCAGGACTTCCTGCAGACCGACGCGGCGATCAACCACGGCAACTCCGGCGGCGCGCTCGTCAACGCCGGCGGACAGTTGATCGGCATCCCGTCGCAGATCCTGACGCCGACCGACGGCAACATCGGCCTCGGGTTCGCGATTCCGTCGAACATGGCGAAGCACGTCATGGATCAGCTGATCGCGACCGGCAAGGTGCGCCGCGCGAAGCTCGGCGTGACGGTGCAGCGGATCACCCCGGATCTCGCGGCCTCGCTGGGCCTGCCGAATACCCGCGGCGCGCTGATCAGCAACGTCGACGAGGGCTCGCCCGCGGCGAAGGCCGGCGTGCGGCAGGGGGACGTGATCACGTCCTACAACGGCAAGCCCGTGGAAGACAACAACCAGCTCCGCAACGCGGTGGCCGGCACGACGCCCGGCAGCACGGTCTCGCTGCAGGTGCTCCGCAACGGCCGCACCGAGACGCTGCAGGCGACGGTCGCCGAGCTCGAGTCGAAGCGCGAGCGGGTCTCGACGCCGTCGGCCGAACGCGGCGAAGGGCGGTTCGGCATGACGGTGGAGCCGGGCAACGGCGGCGTCACGGTGGTGGAGCTCGATCCTGCCGGCCGGGCCGCCGAGAGCGGGCTGCAGGAAGGGGACGTCATCGTGAAGGTCGACGGACGCGCCGTGCGCAGCGCCGCCGAGCTGAAGTCGGCGCTCGATCGCACCGACGGCAAGCCGTCGCTCCTGCTCGTCGACCGCGAAGGGACGACGATCTTCCTGACGATCAAGTAA